In Anaerolineales bacterium, a genomic segment contains:
- a CDS encoding SpoIIE family protein phosphatase, with amino-acid sequence MFLGEIRLLAAHESLKQIAYFINGVAHQLRLTEAARSDLEIAAEETAATLLERLAPPSMIVINALLQEDMIFVRLTHDGARRTTQEPHPSDSLAEGMRLRLIQELTDNFEHGVSPAGNTQFQIMKRITQTPAATPRERLAPQRELQALQIISQAMATNITLDDLLKLIIDQLVDAIDAERGTLYLIDAEHGELYSKILLEDSNIISEIRIKIGEGIAGFVAKTGESVNIKDAYSDSRFMRSIDKQTGFTTRTMLTMPLRNPSGTIIGVVQCLNKRGGPFSSRDERLLLAMSAQVAISIENARLHRQELQQELLNQELTAAKRIQESLLPAVIPQHPNWEIAAFWRPARRVAGDFYDFQPLEDGRWSVAIGDVSGKGIPAALFMGVSAAMLRFVTALDLPPVEVMRNLNRALAAMNRDSQMFLSILVGFLDFSNGTFACASAGHNPPLIRRASGETAYVKVPGVIAGMFEDAPFQPCQIDIHAGDVLVLYTDGITEATDPHDDLFGEDRLKALLERAEGKSATVIIDRIVAAITTFSGARGSYDDETILVIRRLH; translated from the coding sequence ATGTTCTTGGGGGAAATACGCCTTCTGGCAGCACACGAGAGCCTGAAGCAAATTGCCTATTTTATTAATGGCGTTGCCCACCAGTTGCGGTTGACCGAAGCTGCGCGGTCTGATCTTGAAATTGCCGCCGAAGAAACAGCCGCAACCCTTCTCGAACGCCTTGCCCCACCAAGCATGATCGTGATCAATGCGCTCTTACAAGAGGACATGATTTTTGTCCGGTTAACCCATGATGGGGCAAGGCGTACTACCCAAGAGCCTCATCCGAGTGATAGTTTGGCGGAAGGGATGCGCCTGCGGTTGATCCAAGAATTAACCGACAACTTTGAACATGGGGTATCCCCTGCCGGCAACACGCAGTTTCAGATTATGAAACGGATTACCCAAACCCCCGCCGCCACCCCTCGTGAGCGGCTTGCCCCTCAGCGCGAACTTCAGGCACTTCAGATCATCAGCCAAGCGATGGCAACCAACATCACCCTTGATGATCTGCTCAAATTGATCATTGATCAATTGGTTGATGCCATTGATGCTGAACGAGGGACACTTTACCTCATTGACGCTGAGCATGGCGAACTCTATTCCAAAATCTTGCTAGAGGATTCCAATATCATCTCCGAGATTCGCATCAAGATAGGCGAGGGCATTGCCGGGTTTGTTGCCAAGACGGGCGAGAGCGTCAATATCAAGGATGCTTACAGCGATTCGCGTTTTATGCGAAGCATCGACAAACAAACAGGGTTCACCACACGTACCATGCTCACGATGCCGCTGCGCAACCCCTCTGGGACGATCATCGGCGTTGTTCAATGTCTAAACAAACGCGGCGGGCCCTTTTCTTCGCGGGATGAACGCCTGCTTTTGGCAATGTCTGCTCAGGTGGCAATCAGCATCGAGAATGCCCGCCTTCACCGCCAAGAGCTTCAGCAAGAACTGCTAAACCAAGAACTGACCGCTGCCAAGCGAATTCAAGAGAGTCTTTTGCCAGCCGTCATCCCGCAGCATCCCAATTGGGAGATCGCCGCTTTTTGGCGTCCAGCGCGGCGTGTCGCGGGGGACTTCTACGATTTTCAACCTTTAGAGGATGGGCGCTGGTCGGTGGCTATTGGGGATGTATCGGGAAAAGGTATTCCGGCAGCGCTGTTTATGGGCGTCTCAGCGGCGATGCTCCGCTTTGTGACTGCCCTTGATCTCCCGCCGGTGGAGGTGATGCGAAACTTAAATCGGGCGTTGGCGGCAATGAACCGTGATTCGCAGATGTTCCTCTCCATCTTGGTTGGCTTTCTGGATTTTAGCAACGGCACGTTTGCCTGCGCCTCCGCCGGACATAACCCGCCGCTCATCCGCCGCGCCAGTGGGGAAACGGCTTATGTCAAAGTGCCGGGTGTGATTGCCGGCATGTTCGAGGATGCCCCCTTCCAACCTTGCCAAATAGACATACATGCTGGCGATGTACTGGTACTCTATACGGATGGCATTACCGAGGCAACCGATCCTCACGATGATCTGTTCGGGGAAGACCGTTTGAAGGCGCTTCTGGAAAGGGCGGAAGGGAAAAGCGCCACCGTGATTATCGATCGGATTGTGGCGGCGATCACCACCTTTTCCGGCGCACGCGGCTCGTATGACGATGAAACAATTCTCGTCATTCGGCGCCTGCATTAA